From the genome of Sphingobacterium kitahiroshimense, one region includes:
- a CDS encoding anaerobic C4-dicarboxylate transporter family protein has product MIFVQFVILLAMILIGSRMKGIGLGVMGMIGLFIFVLFFKMTPADPPISVLLIIFAIVTTAATLQAAGGLDYLVSIAERIIRKNPSQITFIAPFTTYFLCLFAGTAHIVYSLLPIIAEVSAKQRIRPERPLSVSVIASHLAITGSPMSAASASLVAILAYSSASIDIMKICIPAALCGIFASILAVRKKGLELDKDPIFLEKMKDPEFAKSMDPSQMENGTTQYQPEPGAKIAVAIFGFAILLIIFFGAFPAFVPHVGGGPSFSVNANGTINLTSLIIMITLSASAFIMLITKTSAVKVAKMSLFTSMATAVVSVLGVVWMSATFMLANEAVIEHTFKDIVTVYPWTFAIALFLMGALTFSQAATTRTIMPMGLALGITSPHLLAMFPAVNGDFLLPGYPTLVAAIDFDRTGSTKIGKFVVNHSFMIPGLVAIAVTIFVGFILSGILL; this is encoded by the coding sequence ATGATATTCGTGCAATTTGTGATCCTGTTGGCAATGATCTTAATCGGATCCCGTATGAAAGGTATTGGCCTGGGGGTGATGGGGATGATCGGTCTGTTTATCTTTGTGCTGTTTTTTAAGATGACACCGGCGGATCCACCGATATCGGTCTTACTGATTATCTTTGCTATCGTAACTACGGCGGCGACTCTTCAGGCCGCAGGTGGTCTTGATTACCTGGTGAGTATAGCGGAACGTATCATCCGGAAGAATCCGAGTCAGATCACCTTTATTGCTCCTTTTACGACATACTTTCTTTGCTTATTTGCTGGGACGGCACATATTGTTTACTCGCTTTTGCCGATTATCGCAGAGGTTTCGGCCAAACAGCGTATTCGTCCGGAAAGACCACTTTCGGTATCGGTCATTGCTTCGCATCTAGCGATCACCGGTAGCCCGATGAGTGCAGCCAGTGCCTCTTTAGTTGCTATACTGGCTTATTCTTCGGCTTCTATCGATATCATGAAAATATGTATTCCAGCGGCACTCTGTGGTATATTTGCCAGTATCTTAGCTGTACGAAAGAAGGGATTGGAACTGGATAAGGATCCGATATTTCTCGAGAAGATGAAGGATCCTGAATTTGCAAAATCGATGGATCCTAGTCAGATGGAAAATGGGACTACTCAATACCAACCTGAGCCAGGGGCTAAAATTGCGGTTGCCATATTTGGATTTGCAATTCTGTTGATTATATTTTTTGGAGCTTTTCCTGCTTTTGTTCCTCATGTGGGTGGAGGACCTAGTTTCAGTGTAAATGCAAATGGAACGATCAATCTGACCAGTTTGATCATCATGATCACCTTGTCCGCTTCAGCATTTATCATGCTGATAACAAAAACTTCTGCGGTAAAAGTCGCGAAGATGAGTTTATTTACATCGATGGCAACTGCTGTTGTTTCTGTGTTGGGTGTGGTGTGGATGAGTGCTACTTTTATGCTGGCTAATGAGGCGGTTATTGAACATACTTTTAAGGATATCGTAACGGTATATCCCTGGACGTTTGCGATTGCTTTATTTTTGATGGGAGCGCTGACTTTTAGTCAGGCGGCGACCACACGGACTATTATGCCAATGGGTTTGGCACTTGGTATTACTAGTCCACATTTACTAGCGATGTTTCCGGCTGTAAATGGTGATTTCTTGCTTCCTGGTTACCCTACATTGGTGGCTGCAATAGATTTTGATCGAACGGGCAGTACTAAAATTGGTAAATTTGTCGTCAACCATAGTTTTATGATTCCGGGTCTGGTTGCCATAGCAGTCACTATTTTTGTTGGTTTTATCTTAAGTGGTATACTGCTTTAG
- a CDS encoding PLDc N-terminal domain-containing protein, with amino-acid sequence MDLLFINLGTSEIIALSIFILPVLFAYLYCLFHAATNRTIPGVHRLLWFFIILSIPVLGSFAYYFIVLKNKWSISKN; translated from the coding sequence ATGGACCTCTTATTCATAAATCTTGGCACTTCTGAGATAATTGCTCTTAGTATATTCATCCTACCGGTGCTGTTTGCTTATTTATACTGTTTATTTCACGCCGCGACAAATAGAACAATACCAGGCGTACACCGCCTTCTCTGGTTTTTCATAATTCTTAGCATCCCGGTATTAGGCAGTTTTGCTTATTATTTTATCGTATTAAAGAACAAATGGTCTATCAGCAAAAATTAA